A single Candidatus Caccoplasma merdavium DNA region contains:
- a CDS encoding immunity 17 family protein, translating to MPLRVATYIVFFLFLLSGTLSVGAAVCRWRWFFETQNSRLMIRFFGRRGARIFYLFLGIFVWAMAYVIYRDHDLF from the coding sequence ATGCCGTTGCGAGTGGCCACCTATATCGTCTTTTTCCTGTTTCTCCTCTCCGGAACCCTTTCGGTGGGGGCGGCGGTGTGCCGGTGGCGCTGGTTTTTCGAGACGCAGAACAGCCGCCTGATGATTCGTTTCTTTGGCCGGCGCGGCGCGCGCATTTTTTACCTGTTCCTGGGTATTTTTGTTTGGGCTATGGCCTATGTGATTTATCGGGACCATGACCTGTTCTGA